AAACAGGCCTGGTTTGGGGACTGGCAAAGTGCAATAAAGGCAAGGCAAGGCAAGAAGGTCAGTCAATCGGGCATACAAGACAGTAAATGGCAATCCAGAAAACTAAACAGGCGCTCACACCACAGCCAcagtaaagaaaataacaagACTTAGCATTGAATATAAGTAACAGGGTTTAAAtacagagcagagggaagcaggggcCAGGGATATGAGTGTTTGTCCAATGGGAGTAGAGAGCTGATGGTGCATGTGCACATGGTGCTGAGGAAGGTTAATTGGATAATGTTCTTGGTGCTGGGGAAGGTGAGGAGAGCAGATGTACCAGTAAGGAAATTCATGTTTAAGGTAGTATATTGTATTAATACATATAACTTTGGAATAACTTTCCAATAACATTGGAAGGTTTAACACCCTTAcgttaaaaatattttattcagtgaGTAATTTAGTAATAGTTATTAATCACCAATTATCTATCACTTTAAAAGGTTGTATGTAAACTTTATACTCCAGCTACATATCAATCAATGGCGTAGCAGTCCAAAGTTTCCCCCACCTTTCCCCATCTCAAGTCAGTTCATACATATTGTGCTATGCTAGACATGTGAAGTTATTgtcataaccctggttccctgaaagAAGAATTACCATTGCCAAAcaggaagagccttctgacctgcctaTAACTGAACacttgtaccaaagctgccaaTCAGGCCCCTGTTGCAAGGAGGGGATCCTGCCTACCTCTCTCTCAAGGGAGGTCTCCTTGCAATAGATAGCCGCCATTTTCCGTCCCGTGGAGGTCGCCGGGCACATGATCCTGAAGGGTAATGGTTGTTATTCTTCTTTCAGGGAATCAGGGTTATGACAATAACCTAACCTTACATTTCATGTCAGAATAACAACCATTACTGAATGGGAAGGCTATACCAAAGCCATCGTGCAGTCCGGTGTCTGGAATAGTCTGGTCCATGGCGTAACATTAGGGGCTCACAGTGGTGGCTGGGCAGCAGTCTGCAACGCCTGAGAGCTCGAAGAAGTTCCGTTTCGGTTTGTAACATTTAACCAGTAGAACCTTACAAAAGTCTGTTGGCCTGTCCATGTAGCCACCTGACAAAGGTCCTCCAGTGATGCACCATGAAAGACAGCCCAAGAAGTTGCTTGTCCCTGAGCAAAGTGGGACATCACCTGGCAGGGAAATCACAGAAGTCTCATAAGCAACTTTCACAGTATCAGCCACCCAGTGTGCCAGTCTCTGTTTAGACAGGGCTTGTCCTTTGGAACAGGCAccctaacaaacaaacacttgatcctgcacacactgtactctggCTTTATCTGTCCTGATCCTCTCCAGCACTCTGTCCCTGCAAAATGAAAACCATCTGGGGCAATATATTGTCTCTCTTAAAGCAAATAGGTGCACTTCCGCCCTCTGGAACAGTTCCCAAAATGTGCTGCACGACATGCAGGCACCTTGCCAAACTGTCTGAACCTCCCCGAGACAGTAAATCTGCTGCCAGGTTGGAGATTCCTGGTAGATGGACTGTCTGAATGGAGAGGGCGTTGTTGTGTGCCCACAATAAGAGCTGGCATACCGCTTTGTGGAGACTGGGGGACTGCAACTccccctggtggttgatgtaaGCCATTGTCAACTGTGTAAACTGTGTCCTGCAGGTGCTTTGAGATTTGGGTTGTGTATGTTCATgtcacttaaaaataatattgaaattaaattatttaataacaaAACAGGGAAGTGTGAAACAACTGACTTGGACTTGCTTGGTTTCAGATGGCAGTTCTTTCAGCCTGTCAGAGTGTCACATTCCTCCCTATAGGAGACTATGGAGACTACCACAGACTACTGTTAGAATGAGGGGGTAATTTAGCTTATAGCATATACTAAAATGTACAGTTGAAGCTGATACATGTGACATGATTGGATTGGACGTGAAGTCATGATGCCAGTGTAAAGGCCACTGGAAATGCCACTTACACCCTAGTGATCCTAATATTTCTGTTGGTTGTAACTGGCCTGGCTATTTGTGATTTTTGAGAGCAGGtctctttatatttatattttatatttttcatttaacatttatatttaacacttacatttatatttaacatttatacatttaaaagctatatatttattttgtgactcagagattatgcatttatttaagtatttattttaaaaaatgaaatctttataaatgtgtaCAAAACGGCTTAAGTATTCACTAAATGTAGAAAAAAACACTAGATTTATgttaaatgtgtgaataaaGACACTCGAAAAAAGTGTGCGCTATTTTACATTTGGCACCCCATATTTATCACCAGCTCACCATACAACGCTTTTATCCACTTTAAAACTTCCTGGTCCTATACAAAATAACCTGGTGTatgtcatttacaacatttaacTTCCGGCAGACGTTTTCTCAGGGATGTAGCTGCCCAGATAAAGGCTGGCACATTTTTGCAAGAAAGCTGCTTATTGTTTCAATtcgtttttactttttttcccccagttaCACAGCATTCAGATTAGGGCCCCTACATTGTTGGGGCCTGCTTTTGTCCTACTAGCCTGTTACTTATACATTtagtgtgagtatgtgtgtgctCTTTATataaaagtttttaatttttaatttaattggttCATTAATTTGGTTACACATACTCTAATATTTTGTCTTGTCACTTGCTAAATAAAATTTAGAATAATTTACTACATGCTAGTTACCAAGCTTACCTACTTCTTTGGCAAGTCACTTACTTATGCACAGGATATAGATAAAGTATACTTATTTGATGTAAAGGACttagtctaatacattttaggcAGTGTGTTAATACTGTAAAATGTTGAGCATTTTTAAGTCAACACTGTGGTCTCATATGGTCCTAATGCTTAATTGCTCAATAACAAAACAGTTTGTAAGAAAATCAAGACATATTCCAAAGGTTGGAAGTAGATAACAAATAATCTTTCATAACACATAATGAAAGATTGAAAACTGAATATAAATCTGctctaaacaattaaacaatatcTCACTTTAATAATATCCCCAGAAACAGCTAGGAATGAATAAGATGCTCACATATATGAATCTTTCTTTAGGTATTCATATATAAATTCTAAAAGAAATAGATAATCTTCTTTCTGTTTTGAGAAAGGTCAACTTGACCCAGTTTATCACTTGTAGCACTTAAGCAGATATAATGTCCTTGATCTGCAACTAATGTACTTGTCCTAAGCAAGTTGTATTGCTTTGCTATTTTTAATGTACCAATTCATCATTTTTCATACTTTTGTGATTGCATCATATCACAATATAACTAGTTCCTCCAAAAAACTGGGAACCATAGCACGTGCTCACCAAAACAATTGCTTTGTAACACGAGTTCTGGCTAGGAGGTCTGAAGGACGATTGACTTTAAGTGAAGAATCAAAATGATTactgattataaatacatctcCAGCAGCTTACTTAGAGAGCACTAGTGAATATAACAGTATGAAGAAGATGTAGCTGTGCTGGTATTATGGTATTAAACCATGGTATTAGGATTCTAATTGGATTAGTAATGCTACACTATAAACACCAGCATTTTGaaagaaagtaaataaaattaattgggGTTAAAGGGGATGTGCTTAATTAACAGTGGGAAAAAACatctttattttgaatatttgcCATGGAATTGTGATAAACATTAAAGTtggttgctttatttattttttctcggTGAATATGAATATATGTTTGTCATGATAAATCCAGAAAACCAGATTAATCATTACTAAGCCAATATTGTTAAAGTACAATAACATGTTAACTAGGGCCTTCAGTAAGTAACAAACATTTAGTCCTGGTGGTGTGGAACCATTTCACATTGGTTTGTGCTGGTATGTTTAATTAtacaatttacaattaaattaaagcaaatggaGAATACAAAAAGCTGTCACAGCATGTAGATGTCTATATAGTGGCTGGCTGGTTGATTTCAAAAGTCAGAGGGAAAAATAGGGCAATTTCAGTGGAGACAACCTAGACCTATGGTACCATCACCAGTGCGCCGTATCTAAGGAGGAAATCAGCTGGAGGAACATTGGACATAATCCTTGTACATCTTCCCTGTTATCTAATCTATCTCTGCCTCAAGATGTTCAAAGGTTATCCTAAGTGCAATACACATCAACCCCCActctaatattaatatattaatatttcattCTTATGAGAACCAACCAATACGTGTCTGCAATAAACAACAGGAAAACGTATGCATGTATTAAGATTTGTATCATTAATGATCATAATAGTGTATGTTTGTCTACATCACTAACATTTATGTCAGTCAAGCCCTTGTTTTGTTCTGATAACATTTTGTACAGCCCACTATACCAGTCGTCACGCACTGTATAAAGCatagggaggggagagagaagagTTGAAGTCTGTCTAGTGGAGATCATAAAGGCTGGAAGTGAAAAACACATGAAGCtagtatttctttgttttttttttaaagaaacatcaaAGTAGTTATACCActccaaaagaaaaatgcagtaCGATTACAGCaggaacaaaacagaaaaccccGATCCTATAAAAGCGGAAATTAAAGGTAGGGCGAAAATGACTATATAATGAATTGTCGTTGGTTAAGCAGACACCATTGTATAGTTTTAATTACAGCTGTAGGGTTTGATTTCCATGCATATTACTTTTCAATCGACTAAGTTGCTTTTCTATACAAGGTGGAAGTTTCTGTTTCTCCCAGATCGGGGCAGAACGTCAGCTGCATCATTATTTGTTTATGACGTTGACAGCGACCGAAGTCGAAtggaaaattaataataatgaaacaatatataaaaatgtctgcagcgtattttgtttgtttgtttgtttgttttttcaatttgaCTTCGACTCTCTGGCGTGTAGATTTTGCGACTTTCTTTGTGTGCGTTTGTACTGGTGCATGAACTTCAGCATGCTCTCGAATTCAGTTAGAcaacttttcttttgtttttcacctACTAACACATTGATCGCTTGTGCACTACGTCTCAATATGGATTTGTATCGATGTGTAAAAATGTCAGGGTGATGATGAGGGGTAGCACTTGTTCGGACAGCTTGACACCAGCCCTGTATAGCTAAACCCAGCTGCCTGTGTACGACATCGCTTGACGTTTATATCATGTGACGCATCCTTGACGTTGCGTGGGTCAACAATGACATGTGTCCATTTTACTTCTTAAGAATATGTGAAATCAAAGCGATGGCACTTCACTGCACTGCTGTAATATGCATACCTTTAGTTAATCGTGTAATAATCATCTTCTCTGTGGTGTGCTGGCAGGCACTCTCCCAGACTGGCTGCAGGGCACGCTGGTGCGCAATGGGCCCGGCATGTTCTCTGTGGGAGAGACCTCCTACAACCACTGGTTTGACGGAATGGCACTGCTGCACAGCTTCACCATTAAAGACGGTGAGAAAGTTACATCCACACCCTACATCGCCAACATTATTGGAGCAAATGAAAACAGTTCACAGTGCATGCAATAGACAGCACTCTTGTGTTAATGGTTGCTGCACTTCTTTTGATTAGTAGAATACTATAACATCTCtgctataatatattttaaagtgcaACTAGGTGGTCTCTTTcagtacggtggccctgaagtgcaactgctgaaaaaataaagcaggggctgtgagatttggaggtgctgaaaaaataaagcagctgctgcagcattttcagaagcaattacggaaagggagggacattgtgaatatatttgactgacgtCATTGGACAGAGTCTGAGAAATGAGCGCGAAGCGTCGTATTAATATCGCTGCGATATtgtcctgctctctgtccactgtgatgACATTAATATCGCTGCGATATtgtcctgctctctgtccactgtcatgacatattaatatcgctgcgatattgtcctgctctctgtccactgtgacatattaagagttatagggctgtcctaacatgtattagaattaatgaaagcttatggaatcactaatttaactaaacatgtatatttccatatacaattacagtactcagcctatatgtaaactctaagaAGTGAAGGTTGTAATAAAACCTTTTTGGATCCCAGGGTTGATATTGTGGAGGATTTTCTGTTAGAGTTATTAATTTACTatagaagctttattttctgttaactgtatttgaaagattttacgtttaaaaagtaaagtagtcctgatccaatgtaaattacaatgtctggtcacgcataagtggggcaggctaatttgagagcaattccaaaagatagaataacactcattaataataataataataataataataataataataataataataataataaaagatgttgatgtttatatcaattaaatgtacttttctgtgtaaatgggttaatatatatatatatatatatatagtttgctttataatatatattgtgcaggcacatttgtaaatggtttatttgaagtagacaatccaacaaaggttaaggttcccaacaggttttgtacagaacactacagacagaacatggttttaaagcagaaaagtacattcagtataaaacacatgtagaattaagataagttatagagacaatgcaaaagtccttaattaaataaaaatccatccatTTTGGAAGCCGCTCATCCTGGTCAGGGTCGCCCATGGCGGATCTGCAGGaatacaggaacacaggaacacagaaatacagaaagacaggaacacaggaacacagaaatacagaaagacaggaacacaggaacacaggaatacaggaacacaggaacacaggaacacaggaacacagaaaTACAGGAATACAGGAATACAGGAACACAGAAATACAGGaatacaggaacacaggaacacaggaatacaggaacacaggaacacagaaatacaggaatacaggaacacaggaacacaggaacacagaaatacagaaagacaggaacacaggaacacagaaatacagaaagacaggaacacaggaacacagaaagacaggaacacaggaatacaggaacacagaaatacaggaatacaggaacacaggaacacaggaatacaggaacacagaaagacaggaacacaggaatacagaaatacaggaatacaggaacacaggaacacaggaataCAGGAACACAGAAAGACAGGAACACAGAAATACAGGAATACaggaacacagaaacacaggaatacaggaacacaggaatacaggaacacagaaatacaggaatacaggaacacaggaacacaggaacacagaaatacagtaacacagaaacacaggaacacaggaacaccCCAGGACGGGCGCAGCCCATTGCCGGGAAGTTTCGCTCTGCCGATCAACCTGGCGGACGGTGGGAAGAAGCGGGAGACCCGGGAAACCGCGCAGACAGACACCGAGCCGAGACCCGGACCAGCGCCACCGCGCCGCcctaaaatacaaatactatctgatattaatgtgttgtttacTATTGTTTCTTAGTGTTTTGGAGTTATTCATGTTTGTTAAAGCAGTctctctaattttgcatttcccaatttagctcctgctcttgtctattaaatcagtaaacggctccttctgatggaattgttaacggatgttttctgttagcgcttaagaataataattaaaataaagcactgtcacactgccttgtaataatgaagtacagttgttaatttagtaaatctagctacttttaaccccattctgtctcctacctaagctttcattaattctaatacatgttaggacagccctataactcttaatatgtcacagtggacagagagcaggacaatatcacagcgatattaatatgtcacagtggacagagagcaggacaatatcacagcgatattaatatgtcacagtggacagagagcaggacaatatcacagcgatattaatatgtcatcacagtggacagagagcaggacaatatcacagcgatattaatatgtcatcacagtggacagagagaagGACAATATCACAGCGATATTAATAtgtcacagtggacagagagcaggacaatatcacagcgatattaatatgtcatcacagtggacagagagcaggacaATATCACAGCGATATTAATATAACGCTTCGCGCTCGTTTCTCAGACTGTCGGCTCTTCTGAGAAGCCGCTCGGCCCAcctgacttgcttgctgtccaatggtgtcagtcaaatatattcacAATGTCCATCCCTTtctgtaattgcttctgaaaatgctgcagcagctgctttattttttcagcagctgttttattttttcagcagttgcacttcagggccaccgtacttTCGTTCCTGGGAAGGAGAAATGGATGTGGGATGTTTTCAGCAAGTTTCTCCTTATCCCGCTGATTTGTGACCTGCCCTGATCGTGTTGGTAGATCTGGGCCCTTGCCATGAAGCGTGTAACGGGCTGGCAGTACGTGTCAGTCACGTTTTGTATTGTCAGTTACAGTGCttgtgttatttaaaaacaaaatacctagCTCATGACATCTGTAACAATCCATTATCTCTGTAAAAGCGCCTAAAGTTTCCTATCATATCCAATACTATTACCTGCCAAATGAACTATactttacataataaataaaatgtaaagcaaAATAGTGTATTAGAaaatagttgtatttatttactgagaCCTGTTTTATGTCAGATTTCCTTTCGTTGAGTCATCCGTGACCCGGGGAGTGCCTGTATTGGATTCCAGCTTTGGGGTTGTGAGGCCACATGGCACATATGTAAAAACCTGGGGTAGTCTGTGATACCAGTATATAACAaagtaaatatgtttttcttctgcAGGAGATGTTTTCTTCAGGAGTAGATATCTCCGTGGAGATACCTATAAAAGTAACATGGAGGCCAAAAGAATAGTGGTGTCAGAAATGGGAACTATGGCCTACCCAGATCCATCAAACAGTTTAATCTCTAAGTGAGTAATCAGTATTTCCCCcacctttttattttaagtatttttcttttcattaatcTTTCAAGCAAAGAGAATCTTCTGTTCTAAAATTCAAGAGCTTTGTACaacaataaattacatttgatCAAATCCAAAATTTTACATTTGTTCCTataaggcagtggttcccaaccctagccctggaggaccccctaccctgctggtttatgaatgaattgaacccttaattgaactaaaaaaTTCCTAATTCAGagctgtttaattattttaaacagtaggggttttaagttgagtatagaattgtatgaataacttcttaaagaaccaactcttttattacacaatttaaaaagtcaaatcttaacatattattacttcaattaaggttaaaTGAACTAATTGAGAGCTTgcttggaacaaaaaacagcagggtcgggggtcctccaggagcagggttgggaaccactgttatAAGGGACAGTCGCTTTCATAAGGTTGAGATTTAAGCATCcataaaaatattgtatttttcatttaaatgttgcagttgaatacattgtttttgtttttcatttcaattcCAGAGCAATCAAATTTCTCTCCCATACTGTTCCAGATTTCACAGACAATTGTGGAAACAACATTATTAAATATGGAGATGATTTTTATGCCACTTCAGAAACCAACTACATCAGGAAAATTGACCCGGAAACCCTTGAAACACAAGACAAGGTAATTAGATCATCTCTCAACACAATTATTCTAAACTGCAGTCACAGATCTAACCTTTCTTTGATATGAGATGCAATTTTACAGtgtggtatatatttttttaaatctttttaaaatcttactTAAAATAGTGGGCCTgaagtaattatttttaaaggtaaTTAAGTGATATTCTACATTTTACATTCTTGTTTTAGGTTGACTATCTGAAATACATTGCTGTAAATCTGGTCACCTCACACCCACACTACGATAAAGATGGAAGTACCTACAACATGGGGACTACTATAGCAGAAAAGGGAAAGACCAGATATACAATCTTCAGGGTACCACCAGCTGAAGAAGGTAAAGGACCCCAATGACACTTCAGTTGAAACAGAAACATACTTGACCTGACCTAGAGAGGATCATGTTGTTTGCTCAGAGAAAACATAGTCTATGAGAAAACAACATTCatggattatttttttaatcatttgctTTTGAAGGTTGCACAAGCTTGCACAAGAGGAAAGATACAAGCTAGCATCATTGCTACTCACAGTTTCTTTGTTGATATCTTCAAACTTTTTGTGCTTTgtagaaatgcatttttgtttttgacccccacaaaataaaaaaactgattACAGCAAGTTTCATGGGCAACATATTCTCtatgtttctttatatattactttactttatattatattacttaTATATTACTATATATCAAAGACAATTTGTACAATCAGTGCTCAATGAAAGAGACATGAATTTAGTGTTACTTTGGTATAGTATAAAAATATgtgttaattatattatatgcTTGTTTGTGGTCTGCATGTAAGGATTGGCACTAGAATCTGTTTCCATCATAAGTGCTTCTTTAGGAAAGCTATTTTCGTGTTGCACTGAGAACAGTATACAACAGTGGACTGAAGATCTCATCTCCAGGCCATGCCACACCTTAAAGAGCAATCTTGATAAATGCATCTTGTTATTCCATAGTTCCATTTTCTGTGTTGCTTTTGGAATGCTGGTAGAACTCAgctctttgtttttaatcttctcCTAAGACAGTGACAAGAAGAAGCCTGTGCTGAAGAGCTTGGAGGTGATATGCTCTGTGCCGTGCCGCTCCCTCCTCAGCCCCAGCTACTACCACAGCTTTGGGATCACTGACAATTACATCATTTTCTTGGAGCAGCCTCTCAAACTGGACATCCTCAAGATGGCAACCGCGTACATGAGAGGAGTCAAC
This DNA window, taken from Amia ocellicauda isolate fAmiCal2 chromosome 9, fAmiCal2.hap1, whole genome shotgun sequence, encodes the following:
- the bco1 gene encoding beta,beta-carotene 15,15'-dioxygenase is translated as MQYDYSRNKTENPDPIKAEIKGTLPDWLQGTLVRNGPGMFSVGETSYNHWFDGMALLHSFTIKDGDVFFRSRYLRGDTYKSNMEAKRIVVSEMGTMAYPDPSNSLISKAIKFLSHTVPDFTDNCGNNIIKYGDDFYATSETNYIRKIDPETLETQDKVDYLKYIAVNLVTSHPHYDKDGSTYNMGTTIAEKGKTRYTIFRVPPAEEDSDKKKPVLKSLEVICSVPCRSLLSPSYYHSFGITDNYIIFLEQPLKLDILKMATAYMRGVNWASCLNFQPEDNTQIHLIDRKTCKPVSTKFFTNALVVYHHVNAYEDDGHLVVDVIAYKDNSLYEMFYLASLQPNSSSGEAKGKLTSKPNYERFVLPLQSDKEAEIGNDLVKLKSTSATALKEKEGKLFCFPETLFKGAELPRINYNFNGKKHRYVYVTCVEQSPVPLKIMKLDIETKQQLYWGEDDCWPSEPVFIPAPNAVEEDDGVVLTVVVRPYPEKSSFLLVLDARSFKEVARACVTADLHIDMHGFFIPRRT